Proteins encoded within one genomic window of Trichoderma asperellum chromosome 2, complete sequence:
- a CDS encoding uncharacterized protein (TransMembrane:2 (o6-23i111-131o)), with amino-acid sequence MAFGAGGYFFFFFFFFYFSVLHFPRHGLELAPVFERKRDRQPWDFQRATVSSVWRNGDWHGSKWESEETKRKAVPSFNMSLEEATTTTTTTITITITTISTSRCSIICLKLLLFTVSFSFNLLINMAHSMLQCFITTTSRF; translated from the coding sequence ATGGCATTCGGCGCTGGTgggtactttttttttttttttttttttttttatttctccgTCTTGCATTTTCCTAGACATGGATTGGAATTGGCGCCTGTCtttgagagaaagagagacagacagCCGTGGGACTTTCAACGAGCTACAGTATCATCAGTATGGCGAAATGGGGATTGGCATGGCAGCAAATGGGAATCagaagaaacgaaacgaaaggCCGTGCCTTCATTCAACATGAGCTTAGAAgaagctactactactactactactactattactattactattactactatttCTACTTCACGGTGTAGCATCATTTGCTTGAAACTCTTACTTTTTACGGTTTCCTTTAGTTTTAATCTTCTAATTAATATGGCTCATAGCATGTTGCAATGCTTCATCACTACTACTAGCCGTTTTTAA
- a CDS encoding uncharacterized protein (EggNog:ENOG41~TransMembrane:2 (o526-543i555-581o)) produces the protein MAGPTPDLDLDVDSAVGRLLDQQADIQARLAALLGSRHVSHHGLSLPGEVDMLRHKLRVLESVVDHHGLASRVAPFMSDMEEARAIQHRCECLEAACVRDNVDVVEPLRGSSRSAPPGFGSWLDQHLELHDPVLRAQRERGSEFVSSAYPPHSLKCWNDRCIHYVYGFPTELDRSCHIRMHATHSKRDSELSAFSSSLSSSSSSLSSVLPSRPNASESLGPSPLMHLPRPALSSRLPPLRIPTPSTERRDSLIAYAYSSRSAAPRSAIDADVEPLLPPLKRSRVDSLPRLESIGELRLFHDQRPCLRCRVTKKECDRNQPCTACANLPLISAEDHWAVIGCFRSTLNAFTDYLLPGSSFSQPQLQTPTSSTTSPIRRQNVNDYLQRMCSFPAHIGEHVRNCLDYRDAFWWSGQQSQRRLNGYNEAAHITRETFDRAPPILCAMAASWNCQETSYSALDLLRYTGYISPSREAEESQYPVLYHAKVLLRETAFYCLFYPKPVIQLDPNLGYQPPSDRLDFTGEHSRLVEQAMVTFLTAFEAIALRSTPLQSKEWLAVFYSLCIFSIIRTLLMDLASISLLPYHTFQHQGSLRDSPQTTIDSVYKALVHFFITGGPMLTDGSPNDVPQDDVPAFELTRRIMRMDTWQARNIRSSTDFLMTLGSGINDMFGFHGFIRPGRPVVSPSHDSQLSTPQALSAREPRWSSVGSSAYPPSSSYREVLAPRPDAMDDANIDRGGVSTSLNQSVPEHVGRARRHTVAEAAPTNIFAHQLTPMRFKTTYQRPPLRRVFCRKCNEYPEGFRGEHELRRHTDAKHAALVKRWVCCEPEGHSPASPQPTIPLSSCKACVMQKHYGAYYNAAAHLRRAHFNPHRGGKASGDWPPMSLLKDWMREVRQSVAEVSGDVDNEMSSDGEEEEDVKQPSARTVPLAAIPPTPVMELPSIPINSGHVSASSVSSMTVSPNIMEEQGSWEMISRSPAGRLAPPPPPPPPPPPPLSLPPPPASQPPLPHHLTRPIPTPPAPENRSRCPFPDCGRVFKDLAAHMLTHQEERPEKCPIESCEYHTKGFARKYDKNRHALTHYRGTMVCPFCPGVGTPFAKAFNRADVFKRHLAAAHQVEQAPLHSHTTNRGGRLITLSANSGASAICSICNNRFAAPQDFYEHLDDCVLSVIVPAGTRAALETSNDANDDDKKTTGGAGAGKTGTAEIAATAAAAGTGTGTGPGTVTGTGTGTGTGTNDSTQGMIYIRRAKKQARMD, from the exons ATGGCTGGCCCAACCCCGGATCTGGATCTCGACGTCGACTCTGCCGTCGGCCGCTTGCTGGACCAACAGGCTGATATCCAGGCCAGGCTGGCCGCCCTGCTGGGCTCTCGCCATGTCTCTCACCACGGTCTCAGCCTGCCGGGAGAAGTCGACATGCTGCGCCACAAACTGCGCGTTCTCGAGAGCGTCGTTGACCATCACG GCCTGGCGTCGCGCGTGGCCCCCTTCATGTCCGACATGGAAGAGGCTCGCGCCATTCAACACCGCTGCGAGTGCCTCGAGGCTGCCTGTGTCCGAGATA ACGTGGATGTTGTCGAGCCCCTGAGAGGCTCTTCGCGATCGGCGCCGCCAGGGTTCGGCTCTTGGCTGGACCAGCATCTGGAGCTCCACGACCCTGTCCTCCGGGCTCAGCGGGAGCGCGGCAGCGAATTTGTCTCCAGCGCTTATCCGCCTCACTCTCTAAAGTGTTGGAACGACCGGTGCATCCACTACGTCTACGGTTTTCCCACCGAGCTTGATCGGAGCTGTCACATCCGAATGCATGCCACTCACTCCAAGAGAGACTCCGAGCTCTCTGCCTTTAGTTCgtcgttgtcgtcgtcgtcgtcgtcgttgtcgTCCGTCCTTCCGTCTAGACCCAATGCCTCCGAATCGTTGGGCCCGTCGCCTCTCATGCACCTTCCACGCCCCGCCCTCTCCTCCAGGCTTCCTCCTCTCAGAATTCCGACGCCGTCGACAGAGCGGCGAGACTCGCTCATAGCTTACGCATACTCCAGTCGCTCAGCAGCCCCGAGGAGCGCCATCGACGCCGATGTCGAGCCTCTCCTGCCGCCATTGAAGAGGAGCAGGGTCGATAGCCTGCCTCGTCTAGAGTCCATTGGAGAGCTTCGCCTCTTCCACGACCAGCGGCCATGCCTACGCTGTAGAGTGACCAAGAAGGAG TGCGATAGAAACCAGCCATGTACCGCTTGCGCAAACCTGCCATTGATAAGCGCTGAGGACCATTGGGCTGTCATTGGGTGTTTCCGTAGCACTCTCAACGCCTTTACCGATTACTTGCTGCCAG GCTCCTCTTTCTCACAACCACAGCTCCAAACGCCTACGTCTTCCACGACATCCCCTATACGGCGGCAAAATGTGAACGACTACCTGCAAAGAATGTGCTCCTTCCCGGCACACATTGGTGAACATGTCAGGAATTGTTTAGACTATCGAGACGCCTTCTGGTGGTCGGGACAGCAATCTCAGAGGAGGCTCAATGGATACAATGAGGCGGCACATATTACCCGAGAGACGTTCGATCGCGCCCCCCCAATTCTTTGCGCTATGGCCGCCAGCTGGAACTGCCAGGAGACATCATACAGCGCGCTTGATCTCCTGAGGTACACCGGATACATATCTCCTTCTCGAGAGGCCGAGGAATCACAGTACCCAGTCTTATACCATGCCAAGGTGCTGCTGCGCGAAACTGCCTTTTACTGCCTTTTTTATCCCAAGCCTGTCATTCAACTGGATCCCAACCTAGGATATCAACCCCCGTCAGACCGCCTGGATTTTACGGGGGAACACAGCCGCCTTGTTGAACAGGCCATGGTGACCTTTTTGACGGCCTTCGAAGCAATCGCTCTAAGGAGTACTCCTCTCCAATCGAAAGAATGGCTGGCCGTTTTCTATTCTCTGTGTATCTTCAGTATAATCCGGACGCTCCTTATGGACCTTGCTTCGATATCGTTGCTACCATATCATACGTTTCAACACCAAGGCTCGCTCAGAGACAGCCCTCAGACCACGATAGACAGCGTGTACAAGGCACTTGTCCACTTCTTCATCACAGGAGGACCGATGTTGACGGATGGCTCTCCCAATGACGTGCCACAAGACGACGTGCCCGCATTTGAGCTTACACGTCGCATCATGCGCATGGACACGTGGCAGGCCCGAAATATTCGCTCCAGTACAGATTTCCTCATGACTTTGGGAAGCGGGATCAACGACATGTTTGGATTCCACGGCTTTATTCGGCCCGGACGACCCGTCGTTTCCCCCAGTCATGACTCTCAGCTGTCAACACCACAAGCCCTCTCAGCACGTGAACCACGCTGGTCATCCGTTGGTAGTTCTGCATACCCGCCTTCGTCTTCATACAGAGAGGTACTTGCCCCGCGTCCGGATGCGATGGATGATGCCAATATTGACCGCGGAGGGGTCTCGACTTCCCTGAACCAATCTGTTCCGGAACATGTTGGGCGGGCCCGGAGACATACAGTTGCCGAGGCTGCTCCTACAAACATCTTTGCACACCAGCTGACCCCTATGAGATTTAAAACCACGTATCAAAGACCCCCTTTACGGCGCGTGTTCTGTCGCAAATGTAATGAATACCCTGAAGGATTCCGCGGCGAACACGAGCTGAGACGCCATACAGATGCGAAACATGCGGCACTAGTAAAGCGATGGGTTTGCTGCGAGCCTGAGGGGCATAGTCCGGCGTCACCACAGCCTACCATTCCGCTCTCGAGCTGCAAAGCCTGCGTTATGCAAAAACACTATGGTGCGTACTATAACGCTGCGGCTCATCTCCGCCGGGCTCACTTCAATCCCCATCGCGGGGGGAAAGCTAGCGGGGATTGGCCGCCCATGTCGCTGCTAAAAGATTGGATGCGCGAAGTGAGGCAATCTGTGGCCGAGGTAAGCGGCGATGTCGACAATGAGATGTCGAgtgatggcgaagaagaggaagatgtaAAGCAACCCAGCGCTAGAACGGTTCCGCTGGCAGCTATCCCACCAACTCCCGTGATGGAGCTGCCATCCATTCCGATCAATAGTGGGCATGTATCGGCATCGTCCGTCAGCTCGATGACGGTATCGCCGAATATCATGGAGGAGCAGGGATCCTGGGAAATGATCTCGCGGAGCCCAGCTGGGCGATTagctcctccgccacctccacctccacctccaccgccgccgctgtcacttccgccaccaccagcatcCCAGCCACCACTCCCGCATCACCTAACGAGGCCCATACCGACCCCACCGGCGCCTGAGAACCGTAGTCGATGTCCGTTTCCGGATTGCGGGCGTGTTTTCAAAGATTTGGCAGCCCATATGCTCACGCACCAGGAAGAGAGGCCAGAGAAGTGTCCTATCGAGTCGTGTGAGTATCACACCAAGGGCTTTGCTCGTAAATATGATAAAAACAGGCATGCTCTCACGCATTACCGAGGAACAATGGTCTGCCCATTCTGCCCCGGGGTTGGCACGCCTTTTGCAAAGGCGTTTAATCGAGCCGACGTATTCAAGCGCCACCTTGCCGCAGCCCACCAGGTCGAACAGGCGCCGCTGCATAGCCATACAACCAACAGAGGTGGCCGACTCATAACGCTGTCTGCAAATTCAGGGGCTAGCGCTATTTGCTCCATTTGCAACAATCGCTTTGCCGCGCCGCAGGACTTTTATGAGCACTTGGATGATTGTGTGCTGAGCGTCATCGTTCCGGCGGGGACCCGAGCAGCATTGGAGACGAGTAACGATGCTAACGATGACGATAAAAAGACGAcaggaggagctggcgctgggAAAACCGGAACAGCTGAAATagccgcaacagcagcggcagcagggaCAGGAACAGGGACTGGACCAGGAACGGTAACAGGCACAGGGACAGGCACAGGGACAGGGACCAACGACAGCACTCAGGGAATGATATATATACGGAGGGCGAAAAAGCAGGCGCGGATGGATTAG
- a CDS encoding uncharacterized protein (EggNog:ENOG41) has protein sequence MSEVMNLQEAELGEVESAATRRKLQNRLNQRASRKRRKEQLQQQRSGKNQINKWVFYIDPRAEQRQPDERHREEPQQQNGSDIAVASRSLGSKSRYYNPGFPDIFLSKEHRDKAFRFFCNMSQEERSTFFHRLHELVSKNVAKYTLDSQLLLSVMQFNVIRAVRANATMIGLTWEQLIEDDTISPFNNCAFLPALPPAASGSTVTLGAEDGAASDGNELMRLPPGLQPTALQRQVIHHPWIDLCPQPSLRDALLRRLNDIDEDEFCHHLFLQSSDADEDGMIGMVIWGEPFDPAAYEISATMLRKWPWLVEECPDIVTTTNYWRRGREEKPLEIL, from the exons ATGTCGGAAGTGATGAACTTGCAAGAGGCGGAATTGGGGGAGGTGGAGAGTGCGGCGACTAGGCGGAAGTTGCAGAATCGATTAAACCAGCGGGCAAGCC gtaagagaagaaaagaacagcTACAACAGCAGCGGAGCGGGAAGAATCAGATCAATAAATGGGTCTTTTATATCGACCCGAGGGCGGAGCAGCGGCAACCAGATGAGCGCCATCGGGAggagccgcagcagcagaatgGTTCAGATATTGCCGTTgccagccgcagccttgGTAGTAAATCGAGGTATTATAACCCAGGCTTCCCAGACATTTTCCTCTCCAAGGAACACCGCGATAAGGCATTTCGTTTCTTCTGCAACATGAGCCAGGAGGAACGCAGCACCTTCTTCCATCGGCTACACGAATTGGTTTCCAAGAACGTCGCCAAATACACGTTAGACAGCCAACTGCTGTTGTCGGTGATGCAGTTCAATGTCATCCGAGCCGTGAGGGCGAATGCCACCATGATAGGGCTGACCTGGGAGCAACTGATTGAGGATGATACCATATCGCCTTTCAACAATTGCGCTTTTTTGCCTGCGCTACCTCCCGCGGCATCCGGTAGTACAGTGACTTTAGGTGCGGAGGATGGCGCTGCCAGCGATGGCAATGAGTTGATGCGTCTGCCGCCTGGTTTACAGCCAACTGCGTTGCAGAGACAAGTCATCCATCACCCATGGATCGATCTCTGCCCACAGCCATCTCTACGAGACGCTCTACTAAGGCGCCTGAATGACATCGATGAGGACGAATTTTGCCACCATTTATTTCTACAAAGCAGTGATGCAGATGAGGACGGCATGATAGGAATGGTAATATGGGGAGAGCCCTTCGATCCCGCGGCATACGAAATCTCGGCAACCATGCTACGAAAGTGGCCGTGGCTGGTGGAAGAATGCCCAGACATAGTTACGACGACGAATTACTGGAggaggggaagagaagagaagccttTGGAGATTTTATGA
- a CDS encoding uncharacterized protein (EggNog:ENOG41) — protein sequence MATAADSQVILSSEFILSKYGESLAGKTILITGVAGDSIAGELAVQVSSANPSTLILTARAESRVEPIVAKIKAKNPTVNVRFLKIDLSNLSDVRRAAKDLSDVPKIDHLVAVAGVMMPPFAKTVDGVESQFAVNYLANFLLVKELLPKVRAAAPKSSIVICGSSAMRSGVVNFDDINYNDGKDYDPRAGYGQSNAARSIFAKLLAEKLQGENIRVFSIDPGAVASGLQRHFTPEFIDMIKALRESGEPLRDLDGRSVTLPPFTGASEGAATLITAMIDPTIEESNGAYLHNNAVADEELTSHVLNRDNWPKLWALSEKLIGEPFDI from the exons atggccaccgCAGCAGACTCACAAGTCATTCTTTCCTCCGAGTTCATTCTCAGCAAGTACGGAGAGTCCCTCGCCGGCAAAACAA TCCTCATCACTGGTGTTGCCGGCGACTCCATTGCCGGCGAACTCGCTGTCCAAGTCAGCTCCGCCAACCCTTCCACCCTCATCCTTACCGCCCGGGCCGAGTCCCGCGTCGAGCCCATCGTCgccaagatcaaggccaagaaccCTACCGTCAACGTCCGCTTCCTCAAGATCGACCTCTCCAATCTCAGCGACGTACGAAGAGCCGCGAAGGACCTCAGCGATGTCCCCAAGATCGACCACCTCGTCGCCGTGGCGGGCGTCATGATGCCCCCCTTCGCCAAGACCGTCGACGGCGTCGAGTCACAGTTTGCCGTCAACTACCTAGCCAACTTCTTGCTGGTCAAGGAGCTGCTGCCCAAAGTTCGGGCCGCGGCGCCCAAGTCTTCCATCGTCATCTGCGGTAGCTCCGCTATGCGGTCAGGAGTAGTCAACTTCGACGATATCAACTACAAT GACGGCAAAGATTATGACCCTCGGGCTGGATACGGACAGTCCAACGCTGCTCGATCAATTTTCGCCAAGCTTTTGGCAGAGAAGCTGCAAGGAGAAAACATTCGCGTCTTCAGCATCGACCCTGGCG CGGTTGCGTCAGGACTGCAGCGCCACTTCACACCCGAGTTCATCGACATGATTAAGGCGCTGCGGGAGTCAGGAGAGC CATTGCGTGATCTTGATGGCCGTTCGGTTACTTTGCCGCCTTTCACTGGCGCATCCGAGGGAGCGGCTACGCTCATCACCGCTATGATTGATCCGACTATTGAAGAGTCTAATGGTGCTTACCTGCACAACAATGCGGTTGCTGATGAGGAGCTTACCTCGCATGTCTTGAACCGCGACAACTGGCCAAAGTTGTGGGCGCTTAGTGAGAAGCTCATCGGAGAGCCCTTTGACATCTGA
- a CDS encoding uncharacterized protein (EggNog:ENOG41~TransMembrane:9 (o149-175i187-213o267-284i296-315o394-415i427-444o456-479i491-513o519-537i)), producing the protein MAANEHHGLGGMIPGEIPIPHGPHGDNDDRDDFPLDQDERRVFSHVTRPDDSYTPEGVYWADLPFVQRVKFVSAVDRQAAREELSTIWSMMKKDPLSPISWYFRHAVIPGAGLGLEGYVLFSIGNLASLFAAAWPECWGSKAKVCDANWIAAVTYLEIIGIMIGQVIVGVIGDWIGRRWGLIQDAIIMFIGLLMLTASWGLTLQGWVICYAWSLFFYSVGVGGEYPITATSSLESAVTAGKLSTKEDRLHRGRRVTMAFLMQGWGQFFNQVILIVLLAIFNSGRGGPPYSKEAAQFTFRLSFAFPAIGTLWLVYYRTWKMPNASKQLAEAKSRTSVTGYDVTALKSCFTNFGGRLLATAGTWFCNDVFFYGNKLFQGQFIKVISDNPNSLMTAWSWSLVNIVVSLAGYYAASFLIDNKLYGRKWMQQIGFFMCFLMFVIPAFRYEYYSSPAGIHSFQAMFFLSSFFNQFGPNSVTFLVAGEVFPTPIRATAHGFSACLGKAGALLASILYNYIDIQTRFYVVPWFGLAGMFLTWLFLPDTTGLDLKEQERRWRYIREGRADEYHGVAVHPQHLSLWERIRGASKSYDPQLDWKQKVDDMRAEWEAIQAARGPKETEDNHDHHDSEFSPEIHAFFKRSSPAVRSQGVLSEKIVTDEGSSE; encoded by the exons ATGGCTGCTAACGAGCACCATGGCCTGGGCGGCATGATCCCCGGCGAGATCCCAATCCCCCACGGCCCTCACGGCGACAACGACGACCGCGATGACTTCCCGCTCGACCAGGACGAGCGCCGTGTCTTCAGCCATGTCACTCGTCCCGATGACAGCTACACCCCGGAGGGTGTGTACTGGGCTGATCTGCCCTTTGTCCAGCGCGTCAAGTTCGTCTCGGCGGTCGACCGCCAGGCTGCTCGTGAGGAGCTCAGCACCATCTGGTctatgatgaagaaggacCCTTTGTCTCCCATCTCGTGGTACTTTCGCCATGCTGTCATCCCCGGTGCTGGTCTTGGTCTGGAGGGCTAcgtcctcttctccatcggTAACCTGGCGTCTCTTTTCGCCGCTGCCTGGCCTGAATGCTGGGgttccaaggccaaggtgtGCGATGCCAACTGGATTGCTGCTGTCACATATTTGGAAATTATCGGTATCATGATCGGTCAGGTCATCGTTGGT GTTATCGGTGACTGGATTGGTCGTCGCTGGGGTCTCATCCAGGATGCCATTATCATGTTTATTGGTCTTCTCATGCTTACAGCTTCCTGGGGTCTTACCCTCCAGGGCTGGGTCATCTGCTATGCTtggtctctcttcttctactcCGTCGGCGTGGGTGGCGAATACCCCATCACTGCTACTTCTTCCCTTGAGAGCGCCGTCACTGCCGGTAAGCTCTCGACCAAGGAAGATCGTCTGCACCGTGGCCGCCGTGTCACCATGGCTTTCCTGATGCAAGGTTGGGGTCAGTTCTTCAACCAggtcatcctcatcgtcctgctcgccatcttcaacagcGGCCGAGGCGGTCCCCCTTACAGCAAGGAGGCTGCTCAGTTCACCTTCCGTCTGTCCTTTGCCTTCCCTGCCATCGGTACTCTTTGGCTCGTCTACTACAGAACCTGGAAGATGCCCAACGCATCGAAGCAGCTTGCTGAAGCCAAAAGCCGCACTAGCGTCACCGGCTACGACGTTACCGCCCTCAAGTCATGCTTCACCAACTTTGGCGGACGCCTGCTCGCCACCGCCGGTACCTGGTTCTGCAACGACGTTTTCTTCTACGGCAACAAGCTCTTCCAGGGTCAATTTATCAAGGTCATCTCTGACAACCCCAACTCTCTCATGACCGCATGGTCCTGGAGTTTGGTCAACATTGTCGTCTCCCTGGCTGGCTACTACGCAGCTAGTTTCCTCATCGATAACAAGCTCTACGGCCGCAAGTGGATGCAGCAAATTGGCTTCTTCATGTGCTTCCTCATGTTTGTCATCCCCGCCTTCAGATACGAATACTACTCTAGCCCTGCCGGTATCCACTCCTTCCAGGCCATGTTTTTCCTGTCATCCTTCTTCAACCAGTTTGGCCCCAACTCCGTTACTTTCCTCGTTGCCGGTGAGGTTTTCCCTACCCCCATCCGTGCTACTGCCCACGGCTTCTCTGCTTGTCTCGGCAAAGCCGGCGCTCTGCTGGCTTCGATTCTGTACAACTACATCGACATCCAGACCCGATTCTACGTCGTCCCCTGGTTTGGTCTGGCTGGTATGTTCCTCACCTGGCTTTTCCTGCCCGACACCACCGGTCTCGACCTCAAGGAGCAGGAGCGACGATGGCGCTACATCCGTGAAGGCAGAGCCGACGAGTACCACGGTGTTGCCGTCCACCCCCAACATCTTTCCCTATGGGAAAGAATCCGTGGTGCTAGCAAGTCATACGACCCCCAGTTGGACTGGAAGCAGAAGGTTGATGACATGCGAGCCGAGTGGGAGGCTATTCAGGCTGCTCGTGGACCCAAGGAGACCGAGGATAACCACGATCATCACGATAGCGAGTTCTCTCCCGAGATTCACGCTTTCTTCAAGCGCTCCAGCCCTGCTGTCCGCTCTCAAGGCGTCTTGAGCGAAAAGATTGTCACCGACGAGGGTTCATCGGAGTAA